Proteins encoded together in one Terriglobia bacterium window:
- a CDS encoding cytochrome c oxidase subunit 3, with the protein MPTATLPEVEFRPRRTGGGGSEIIGGGGDDFQRRGRPHVPANSYRLGLWFGLGAILMLFVAFTSAYIYRQGLSFDWQPLSPLPILWFNTGVLVLSSATFELGRRALKQDLTGSFLRWLTVTTIFGITFLTGQYLAWRQLAARGIFLGTNPHSSFFYVLTGTHALHLLGGVLGLGYVMMGAWRQKYTSRECAAVDVTAVYWHFMDGLWIYLFLLLFLWR; encoded by the coding sequence GTGCCGACAGCAACCTTGCCTGAAGTAGAGTTTCGTCCTCGACGAACCGGGGGCGGCGGCTCCGAGATCATAGGCGGTGGAGGGGATGATTTTCAGCGGCGTGGAAGGCCCCACGTGCCGGCGAACAGCTACCGGCTCGGGCTGTGGTTTGGCCTTGGGGCCATTCTCATGCTGTTTGTCGCATTTACCAGCGCGTACATCTACCGGCAGGGTCTGTCCTTTGATTGGCAGCCGCTCAGCCCGCTGCCGATCTTATGGTTCAATACCGGAGTCCTGGTACTCAGCAGCGCCACTTTTGAATTGGGGCGCCGTGCGCTTAAGCAGGACCTCACCGGCTCCTTCCTGCGCTGGCTGACGGTGACAACGATCTTCGGGATCACGTTTCTGACGGGCCAGTACCTGGCATGGAGACAGCTGGCGGCGAGGGGAATTTTCCTGGGGACTAATCCGCACAGCTCTTTTTTCTATGTGCTGACGGGCACGCATGCCTTGCACCTGCTGGGTGGTGTCCTGGGTCTGGGCTACGTCATGATGGGTGCATGGCGTCAGAAATATACGTCCAGGGAGTGCGCCGCGGTTGACGTCACGGCGGTGTACTGGCATTTCATGGATGGCCTTTGGATTTATCTCTTCCTGTTACTTTTCCTGTGGAGGTAG
- a CDS encoding cytochrome c oxidase subunit 3, whose translation MSDAEARVEALGADAWGGGSFPYAVGSKKFGMWLFIISDALTFSALLIAYGYVRLADKNWPEPFEFYPSLVTATVMTLCLLSSSLTMVMAVAARKREDRAASVKWIWATIAGGLAFLVLHANEWLKLIGEGMRPFSNPWGSPLFGASFFTLTGLHMFHVLTGVGFLGVVAVATGRGKFTSEDVEMSGLYWHFVDLVWMFIFPLVYVMSIHHG comes from the coding sequence ATGAGTGATGCTGAAGCGAGGGTGGAAGCGCTGGGCGCAGACGCGTGGGGAGGCGGTTCGTTTCCCTACGCGGTCGGGTCGAAAAAATTCGGAATGTGGCTGTTCATCATTTCCGACGCGTTGACCTTCTCAGCGCTATTGATTGCTTACGGGTACGTGCGTTTGGCGGACAAGAATTGGCCGGAGCCCTTTGAATTTTACCCCAGCCTGGTAACTGCCACCGTCATGACCCTGTGTCTGCTTTCGAGCAGTCTGACGATGGTCATGGCCGTGGCCGCCCGGAAGCGGGAGGACCGCGCGGCGAGTGTGAAATGGATTTGGGCGACGATCGCCGGCGGGCTGGCTTTTCTAGTTTTGCACGCCAACGAGTGGCTGAAGCTCATCGGAGAAGGAATGCGCCCGTTCTCCAATCCCTGGGGGTCGCCGCTGTTCGGCGCCTCTTTCTTTACCCTCACCGGACTTCACATGTTCCATGTGCTCACGGGTGTCGGTTTTCTCGGCGTGGTTGCCGTGGCCACCGGACGGGGGAAGTTCACCTCCGAGGACGTTGAGATGAGCGGATTGTACTGGCACTTCGTCGATTTGGTCTGGATGTTTATCTTTCCGCTGGTTTATGTGATGTCGATCCATCATGGATGA
- a CDS encoding cytochrome C oxidase subunit IV family protein: MSHPATAEHAEPASKLFIWVWIWLLLLTAVEVVLGYEQYPVKLMLTMLMSLSVIKAALIMAYFMHLRFEKMKLALTLVPALVVILCLFSIFFFPDSLRLMNLGWGR, from the coding sequence ATGAGCCACCCCGCAACTGCGGAACATGCCGAACCCGCTTCAAAGCTGTTCATCTGGGTTTGGATTTGGTTACTGCTGCTGACGGCAGTGGAAGTCGTCCTGGGATACGAGCAGTACCCGGTCAAGCTGATGTTGACGATGCTGATGTCGCTTTCGGTGATCAAAGCGGCCCTGATCATGGCTTACTTCATGCACTTGCGGTTCGAAAAAATGAAGCTGGCCTTGACCCTGGTGCCGGCTCTCGTCGTCATCCTTTGCCTGTTTTCAATCTTCTTCTTCCCCGACAGCCTCCGGCTGATGAATCTCGGCTGGGGGAGATAG
- a CDS encoding ABC transporter ATP-binding protein — protein sequence MTEKPVVEVKKLTCRYGKRMALSGVTFTVERGEIFGLLGPNGSGKTTLFRFLSTLIPVAEPGVVRLFDRDLAGCAKAVRPLLGVVFQSNSLDLELTVAENLRHQGFLYGLHGGLLNGRIAELLQQFGVNDRSGELAGKLSGGLRRRVEIAKALLHRPGLLLLDEPSAGLDPSARAELWRYLLQLRDQNQTTIIVTTHILEEAEYCNRLGILDEGALVTIGSPGALKASIQGDVVTVSSGNAERLRALIVEQFGGEPRVFGTTLRLERPNGHEFIPQLVKAFPDLIDSISLGHPTLEDVFISRTGHHFRDEI from the coding sequence ATGACTGAAAAGCCCGTTGTCGAAGTGAAGAAGCTGACCTGCCGTTATGGGAAGCGTATGGCGCTGAGCGGGGTCACCTTCACGGTTGAACGCGGTGAAATCTTTGGACTGCTTGGACCGAATGGAAGCGGAAAGACGACCTTGTTCAGATTTCTTTCGACGCTCATCCCGGTCGCTGAACCCGGGGTAGTCCGGCTTTTCGATCGGGATTTGGCTGGATGTGCAAAGGCTGTGCGTCCCCTCCTGGGGGTGGTCTTCCAATCCAACAGTCTCGATTTGGAATTGACCGTCGCCGAAAATCTTCGTCATCAAGGGTTCTTGTACGGGCTGCATGGAGGACTTTTGAACGGGCGAATTGCGGAGCTGCTGCAACAGTTCGGAGTGAATGACCGGAGCGGGGAACTGGCGGGAAAGCTTTCAGGAGGGCTTCGTCGCCGCGTGGAGATTGCCAAGGCCCTTCTGCACCGTCCGGGCTTGCTGCTGCTCGACGAGCCGAGCGCCGGGCTTGATCCGTCGGCCCGGGCTGAGTTGTGGCGGTATTTGCTCCAGTTGCGGGACCAGAATCAGACAACGATCATTGTGACCACGCATATTCTCGAAGAGGCCGAGTATTGCAATCGCTTGGGAATCTTGGATGAAGGCGCGTTGGTGACTATCGGTTCCCCCGGGGCCCTGAAAGCATCGATCCAGGGTGACGTGGTCACCGTGTCCAGCGGGAATGCGGAACGATTGCGAGCCTTGATCGTCGAACAGTTTGGGGGCGAACCCCGCGTCTTCGGGACAACCTTGCGCCTTGAACGCCCTAATGGACACGAGTTCATCCCACAACTCGTGAAGGCCTTTCCTGACCTCATTGATTCGATATCCCTGGGACATCCCACGTTAGAAGACGTTTTCATTTCCCGAACAGGTCATCATTTCCGGGATGAGATATGA
- a CDS encoding GNAT family N-acetyltransferase, whose product MGKKSIEPRKAPLKALVVRPLTPSRWKDLELLFGQRGACGGCWCMWWRLKRSQFVAQKGEGNRRAFRRIVELGEIPGLLAYLDNEPIGWCALSPREKLPVLERSRILQPVDDQPAWSVVCFFVSKPFRRQGITTELLKAAVDYARKRGARIVEGYPVETRKGRLPDPFVYTGLPSAFKKAGFVEALRRSPTRPIMRYVIDKG is encoded by the coding sequence ATGGGGAAAAAATCAATAGAACCTCGGAAGGCACCGCTCAAAGCCTTGGTGGTTCGCCCCCTGACTCCAAGTCGCTGGAAGGATCTTGAGTTGCTCTTCGGGCAGCGTGGGGCGTGCGGCGGGTGCTGGTGCATGTGGTGGCGGCTGAAACGATCACAATTCGTCGCCCAAAAGGGGGAAGGGAATCGGCGGGCCTTCAGGCGAATCGTGGAATTGGGTGAAATCCCCGGTCTTCTGGCTTATCTCGACAATGAACCCATCGGCTGGTGCGCCCTTTCGCCTCGCGAGAAACTTCCGGTTCTGGAGCGCTCGCGCATCCTCCAGCCTGTGGATGATCAACCCGCGTGGTCGGTGGTCTGCTTTTTTGTATCCAAACCTTTCCGACGACAGGGGATTACGACCGAATTGCTGAAGGCTGCCGTGGACTATGCCCGGAAGCGCGGGGCCAGAATTGTCGAAGGATATCCAGTGGAGACCCGAAAAGGGCGCCTTCCGGATCCCTTCGTTTATACAGGGCTGCCCTCGGCATTTAAGAAAGCCGGGTTTGTCGAGGCCCTGCGGCGGTCACCAACCCGTCCCATCATGCGATACGTGATCGACAAAGGTTGA
- a CDS encoding MFS transporter — MSIPMRGYGDLLRNRGFTSLLAAQALGVFNDSAFKTTLTLYIISKTISTTRVSLILTTCGILFVLPYLLFSSYAGQLSDLWSKRRMIITMKLSETAVMIFGTLAMFSGNILAMFMMLFLMGTVSAFVSPAREGILPEMLPDESLSRANGLLQLTIYSMLFVGPLTAGVLLPFFPERPYITAAFLVGVALAGFAFSLRIDRVPPSGYRERFRWNIAGEFWRALTEIRSTRALLLTVLGIAYFWLLGAAYTLGVMIYGRGQLHLGNHSLSVLNGCICLSIGAGAILAGILSKDKVEQGLVPIGSIGMAIFGLDLFVARHSYWHTLVGVCLLGVFGGVYLVPLKAFLQQRAGAQSKGRAIAASYVLAYAGVFLGWAMLGLLSGPLKLGPNQVMLVMAAASVGVTVYVLTLLPDFMIRLVLWLLTNTLYRIQVRGAENLPKRGPAVLVCNHISFVDPYLIAACTQRFIRFMIYRRFYNIPGIHWFTKLMGAIPISEKDPPRLMVKSLQEAQQRLRQGRLVCLFAEGATTRTGNLLRFRRGFEHIMHGMSVPIIPIHIDRVWGSPFSYDRGRIFFRMPKRFPYPVTVSFGAPLPPESKVFEVRQAVMGLSAEAFAQRAATQRPLQELLIDSARRHWRRFAMADSFGREINFGKVLVGAMVFRRVIRERCPDEKMIGVLLPPSVPTALLNLGISLEGRIPVNLNYTSSQDSISVAIERCHIKTIFTSEKLLERFNMEKRPGMVMLEEVAETITKGTKLLHLIAARLLPRFVLHRWLVPKDVKLDSLATVIFSSGSTGRPKGVMLSHRNIVANLEGIQQAISVDGRDRLLGILPFFHVFGYTVSLWLPALSGFGVIYHANPLEAKTIGELCKKYGVTIMIATPTFCWEYVRRCPSDVFKTMRLAIVGAEKMKPELARAFKEKFGVELYEGYGCTELSPVVAVGTAGYTSREERQIGYKPGTIGHPIPGVAVRIVNPETLEDLGPGVEGMLMVKSPSVMLGYLDDPELTREVIREDGWYITGDIARMDYDGFVTITDRLSRFSKIGGEMVPHIQVEDALQKALGTHEPKVAVTSVPDEYKGEKLVVLHTDIEMPVEELLKRLRDQNLPRLWAPRRENFFRVEALPVLGSGKLDLHHLRELARKLSLPITTPQS, encoded by the coding sequence GTGTCGATACCGATGCGAGGTTATGGCGACCTTCTGAGGAATCGCGGATTCACTTCGCTGCTGGCGGCGCAGGCCCTGGGCGTTTTCAATGACAGCGCCTTCAAGACCACGCTGACCCTCTACATCATCTCGAAAACCATCTCGACGACGCGGGTGAGTTTGATTCTCACCACGTGCGGAATTCTCTTCGTCCTGCCGTATCTCCTTTTTTCTTCTTATGCGGGGCAGTTATCAGATCTGTGGAGCAAGCGCCGCATGATCATCACCATGAAGCTGAGCGAAACGGCGGTGATGATCTTTGGAACGCTGGCGATGTTTTCCGGAAACATCCTGGCCATGTTCATGATGCTGTTTCTCATGGGGACGGTCAGTGCCTTTGTTTCCCCGGCGCGCGAGGGCATCCTGCCGGAAATGCTGCCGGATGAAAGTCTGTCCCGTGCCAACGGCCTCCTCCAGCTCACCATTTACTCGATGTTATTTGTGGGGCCACTGACCGCCGGGGTCCTGCTGCCATTCTTCCCGGAGCGGCCCTACATCACGGCGGCTTTCCTGGTGGGCGTAGCGCTGGCCGGATTTGCCTTCAGTTTGCGAATAGACCGTGTTCCCCCGAGCGGCTACCGGGAGAGATTTCGGTGGAACATCGCGGGCGAGTTCTGGCGCGCCTTGACTGAAATCCGATCGACACGGGCTTTGCTTCTGACGGTCCTGGGAATCGCTTATTTCTGGTTGTTAGGCGCCGCCTACACGCTCGGCGTGATGATCTACGGCCGGGGTCAGCTGCACCTGGGAAACCACTCGCTCAGTGTCCTGAATGGATGCATTTGCCTGAGCATTGGCGCCGGCGCCATCCTGGCCGGAATTCTTTCCAAGGATAAAGTAGAGCAGGGACTCGTCCCGATCGGTTCCATCGGCATGGCCATTTTCGGGCTCGATTTGTTTGTAGCCCGGCACTCTTATTGGCACACCCTGGTGGGCGTATGTCTGTTAGGAGTGTTCGGAGGGGTCTACCTGGTCCCGCTCAAGGCGTTTCTCCAACAGCGTGCCGGCGCGCAGTCCAAGGGTCGTGCCATTGCCGCTTCGTATGTTCTGGCTTACGCCGGGGTCTTCCTCGGGTGGGCCATGTTGGGGCTGCTTTCAGGTCCTTTGAAGCTTGGGCCCAACCAGGTCATGCTCGTGATGGCTGCGGCCTCCGTCGGGGTCACGGTCTATGTATTGACGCTGCTCCCGGATTTCATGATCCGGCTGGTCCTGTGGCTGCTCACCAACACCCTGTATCGAATCCAGGTTCGCGGCGCTGAGAACCTGCCGAAGCGCGGGCCCGCCGTCCTCGTCTGCAACCATATCTCTTTCGTCGATCCTTACTTAATTGCGGCCTGTACTCAGCGTTTCATTCGATTCATGATTTACCGGCGCTTTTACAATATTCCGGGCATCCACTGGTTCACGAAACTGATGGGCGCCATTCCCATTTCGGAGAAGGATCCGCCCCGGCTGATGGTGAAGTCCCTCCAAGAGGCGCAGCAGCGACTGCGGCAGGGCCGTCTCGTTTGTCTGTTTGCCGAGGGGGCGACGACGCGCACCGGGAATTTGCTGCGCTTCCGCCGCGGGTTTGAGCACATCATGCACGGGATGTCCGTGCCCATCATCCCAATCCACATCGACCGCGTGTGGGGCAGCCCGTTCAGCTACGACCGGGGTCGCATCTTCTTCAGGATGCCGAAGCGTTTTCCTTATCCGGTGACGGTCAGTTTTGGGGCCCCCCTTCCTCCCGAGTCCAAGGTGTTTGAGGTGCGCCAGGCGGTCATGGGGTTGAGCGCCGAGGCCTTCGCTCAACGAGCGGCCACGCAGCGTCCGTTGCAGGAGCTATTGATCGACTCCGCCCGCCGTCACTGGCGCCGTTTTGCCATGGCGGATTCCTTCGGACGGGAAATCAATTTCGGGAAGGTCCTGGTGGGGGCGATGGTTTTTCGCCGGGTGATCCGCGAACGGTGTCCGGATGAAAAAATGATTGGGGTCCTGCTTCCGCCCTCGGTGCCGACCGCATTATTGAACCTGGGCATCAGTCTGGAAGGCCGGATCCCGGTGAACTTGAATTATACGAGCTCCCAAGACTCGATTTCCGTCGCCATTGAGCGCTGCCACATCAAAACCATTTTCACCTCCGAGAAACTGCTGGAGCGCTTCAACATGGAAAAGCGCCCCGGCATGGTGATGCTGGAAGAGGTTGCCGAAACGATCACTAAGGGAACCAAGCTGCTTCACCTGATAGCAGCGCGCCTCCTGCCCCGCTTCGTGTTGCACCGGTGGCTGGTACCGAAGGATGTGAAACTGGATTCCCTGGCCACCGTGATCTTCTCGAGCGGCAGCACCGGCAGGCCTAAAGGGGTCATGCTCAGCCATCGCAACATTGTGGCCAACCTCGAGGGCATCCAACAGGCCATCAGCGTGGATGGGCGGGACCGACTGCTGGGCATTCTTCCGTTCTTCCATGTGTTCGGCTATACCGTCTCTTTGTGGCTGCCGGCACTCTCGGGCTTTGGGGTGATCTACCATGCCAATCCGTTGGAGGCGAAGACCATTGGTGAATTGTGCAAGAAGTACGGCGTTACGATCATGATCGCGACACCGACCTTTTGTTGGGAATACGTGCGACGATGCCCTTCTGATGTGTTCAAGACCATGCGACTGGCCATTGTGGGCGCCGAAAAAATGAAGCCCGAACTCGCCCGGGCGTTCAAGGAGAAATTCGGCGTGGAGCTGTACGAAGGATACGGATGCACCGAGCTTTCGCCCGTCGTGGCCGTGGGGACTGCCGGTTACACGAGTCGCGAGGAACGGCAGATCGGCTACAAGCCGGGGACGATCGGACATCCCATCCCCGGGGTTGCTGTGCGCATCGTGAATCCGGAGACGCTGGAAGATCTGGGCCCGGGCGTCGAAGGTATGCTGATGGTGAAGAGCCCCAGCGTGATGCTGGGATATCTTGACGACCCGGAACTGACGCGTGAGGTGATTCGCGAGGATGGGTGGTACATTACCGGTGACATTGCCCGTATGGATTACGACGGATTTGTGACCATCACGGATCGTCTCTCCCGGTTTTCAAAAATCGGGGGCGAAATGGTCCCGCACATTCAAGTCGAAGATGCCCTTCAGAAAGCCTTGGGGACTCATGAGCCCAAGGTCGCTGTCACCTCTGTCCCCGATGAGTACAAGGGCGAAAAACTGGTGGTTCTTCACACCGACATCGAAATGCCGGTTGAGGAGCTGCTGAAACGACTGCGTGATCAGAATCTGCCACGATTGTGGGCCCCCCGGCGTGAGAATTTTTTCCGCGTCGAAGCCCTCCCCGTGCTCGGTAGCGGGAAGCTCGATCTGCACCACCTCAGGGAATTGGCCAGGAAACTCTCCCTCCCCATCACAACCCCTCAAAGTTAG
- a CDS encoding GtrA family protein, with amino-acid sequence MTPENGVGGWRGTVRHWLKFNAVGAMGIVVQLVALVIFDSGLKLNYLVATALAVETAVLHNFIWHERWTWVERTRLSRGAVFSRLLRFNFTTGAISILGNLLFMRVFVGWVHLPYLIGNMISIASCSILNFIVSDQLVFQPALWTPRRQQPPEDGTHRQGDA; translated from the coding sequence GTGACGCCGGAAAACGGGGTGGGGGGATGGCGTGGGACGGTACGCCATTGGTTGAAATTCAATGCCGTCGGCGCCATGGGCATCGTCGTGCAACTGGTGGCGCTCGTCATTTTTGATAGCGGTCTGAAACTGAATTACCTCGTGGCGACGGCGCTCGCGGTGGAGACCGCTGTCCTGCATAACTTCATCTGGCATGAGCGCTGGACGTGGGTGGAGCGGACCCGATTGAGCCGCGGCGCCGTTTTTTCGAGGCTTCTCCGTTTCAACTTCACGACCGGCGCCATATCGATTCTCGGAAACCTGCTCTTCATGCGGGTGTTCGTGGGATGGGTTCACCTTCCCTACCTCATCGGCAACATGATCTCCATTGCCTCCTGTTCGATCCTCAATTTCATCGTCAGCGATCAGCTCGTTTTTCAACCCGCCCTGTGGACGCCGCGCCGTCAACAGCCTCCCGAAGATGGAACGCACCGGCAAGGTGATGCCTGA
- a CDS encoding CDP-alcohol phosphatidyltransferase family protein, which produces MAHRMPRWVNSDHLTVLGSLGMLLTGISYWLARWNRYALLLAIFWLAVNWFGDSLDGTLARVRNQQRPRYGFYVDHVVDTFGAFFLLTGLALSGYMHWKVAMGLLIAFYGISIEVYLAAYTVGVFHLSHWKFGPTELRILLAIGNVVLLYHPMATVLGRRYPLFDVGGVVGIFGIVVMMIAGVIRNTRTLYRAEPLR; this is translated from the coding sequence ATGGCCCACCGCATGCCGCGATGGGTCAACTCCGACCACCTGACGGTCCTGGGCTCCCTTGGAATGTTATTGACGGGAATTTCCTACTGGCTGGCGCGATGGAACCGTTACGCGTTGCTGCTGGCGATCTTCTGGCTCGCCGTCAACTGGTTCGGGGACAGTCTGGATGGCACCCTGGCGCGTGTCCGAAACCAGCAACGTCCCCGTTACGGGTTTTACGTCGACCATGTCGTTGACACCTTCGGGGCGTTTTTCCTGCTGACCGGACTCGCCCTTTCAGGTTACATGCATTGGAAGGTCGCCATGGGGCTGTTGATTGCATTCTACGGGATTTCAATCGAGGTGTACCTCGCCGCCTATACGGTCGGGGTATTTCATCTCTCCCACTGGAAATTTGGTCCCACCGAGCTCAGAATTCTTCTGGCCATTGGCAATGTCGTTTTGTTGTATCACCCCATGGCCACCGTCCTGGGCCGGCGCTATCCCTTGTTCGATGTGGGAGGGGTCGTGGGTATCTTCGGAATCGTGGTCATGATGATTGCGGGGGTCATTCGGAACACCCGAACACTCTACCGTGCGGAGCCGCTCCGGTGA
- a CDS encoding alpha/beta hydrolase: protein MYKLQGMSSRAFGLFGRHILCGLLLLMISAGGVVRADQNMGVQNEAPKAKENSKDSITDEASHFATFAGIAVHYESYGTGREALVFIHPWGGNVSFWRFQVPAFEGKTRVILIDLPGHGRSDKPLIAYTQNLFASSVRAVLRDAGVRRAILVGNSMGGLVAREFYRMYPKMTKALVIVDMPLRPFDPKEFLEKMVAPMRGPNYKEHVRQTFEILFTPQTPASLREEIMTKILTTPQNVLVSSQEQMADPKIWRQDSISVPVLGIYSKSSYIPPDNEHFMRSLIPNLDYQAWDGVGHFIMLEAPERFNAALMEFLVKNRFLRN from the coding sequence ATGTACAAACTCCAAGGGATGAGCAGTCGTGCGTTTGGCCTGTTCGGCCGTCATATACTGTGCGGTCTCCTGCTCCTGATGATCTCGGCCGGGGGAGTGGTCCGGGCCGACCAGAACATGGGCGTCCAGAATGAAGCACCCAAGGCGAAAGAGAACTCAAAGGATTCAATAACCGATGAAGCCTCGCATTTCGCAACTTTCGCGGGCATCGCCGTGCATTACGAGAGTTATGGTACGGGGCGCGAAGCACTGGTCTTCATCCATCCCTGGGGTGGCAATGTAAGTTTCTGGCGCTTCCAGGTGCCGGCCTTTGAAGGGAAGACGCGGGTCATTCTGATCGACCTTCCCGGTCACGGCCGGAGCGACAAACCGCTCATCGCCTACACCCAGAATTTATTCGCGAGTTCGGTTCGAGCGGTGCTTCGTGACGCGGGCGTGCGGCGAGCCATCCTCGTGGGAAACAGCATGGGAGGACTGGTGGCGCGGGAGTTTTATCGAATGTACCCGAAGATGACGAAGGCGCTGGTCATTGTGGATATGCCGCTTCGGCCATTCGATCCCAAGGAATTTCTGGAAAAGATGGTGGCTCCCATGCGCGGCCCCAACTACAAGGAACACGTGCGGCAGACGTTCGAGATTCTGTTCACGCCCCAGACCCCCGCCTCGCTTCGCGAGGAAATCATGACGAAGATACTGACCACACCGCAAAACGTGCTGGTCAGCTCTCAAGAGCAGATGGCCGATCCCAAAATCTGGCGGCAGGATTCGATCTCCGTTCCGGTTTTGGGGATCTATTCCAAATCGTCTTACATCCCTCCAGACAACGAACACTTCATGCGATCGCTTATTCCCAACTTGGATTATCAGGCGTGGGATGGGGTCGGACACTTCATCATGCTCGAAGCGCCGGAGCGTTTCAATGCGGCCCTGATGGAATTCCTGGTGAAAAACAGATTTCTCAGAAACTAG
- a CDS encoding cytochrome c: MKWKGMLVLLAIAALAIQCSCRGKNSASPTDPTINAYDVERDWTNPDHLIPLSFEQSQGKRVFYERCVWCHAETTPAGPSNRSNVSPTPSLINDGSILNPLSDEFLRNIITLGGSAMGRSAMMPPWGRTLSQEEIHGVIAYIRAVAQPPYHPPARPASQYSVKQTSKEEGSTK, encoded by the coding sequence ATGAAGTGGAAAGGGATGCTGGTTCTACTTGCCATTGCGGCTCTTGCGATCCAGTGTTCCTGCCGGGGAAAGAATTCCGCTTCCCCGACTGACCCCACGATCAATGCTTACGATGTGGAGCGAGACTGGACAAACCCGGATCACCTCATCCCGCTGAGTTTCGAACAGTCCCAGGGCAAACGTGTATTCTATGAAAGATGCGTCTGGTGCCATGCCGAGACGACACCGGCAGGCCCCTCAAACCGCTCGAATGTGAGCCCGACCCCTTCACTTATCAATGATGGCTCCATCCTGAACCCCTTGAGTGATGAATTCCTCCGGAACATCATCACGCTGGGGGGCAGTGCCATGGGAAGATCCGCCATGATGCCCCCCTGGGGGCGAACGCTCTCACAAGAGGAAATTCACGGCGTCATCGCCTACATCCGCGCAGTGGCGCAGCCTCCTTATCATCCTCCGGCCCGGCCGGCCTCCCAGTACTCAGTCAAACAAACCTCCAAGGAGGAAGGTTCAACCAAGTGA